One window of Xanthomonas sp. 10-10 genomic DNA carries:
- a CDS encoding chemotaxis protein CheA codes for MSMDLQRFHATFFEESREGLDAMEAGLLSLEEGNRDPEIINSVFRAAHSIKGGAATFGFEAVAGLTHVLETLLDELRSNKRQLEPNAVDAMLGSVDVLRALLREAEHGTPADPAAVKAVHTRLNAVLAGEAPAAVAVAKPKEEEPEAWHIGFTPAPSLFMSGNDPLRIIRELEHLGPLQIAARLERMPGFENIDPLEAYLAWDLGLIGKIPRSKIEDTFAWVVDDCELEIRPMAVPGPPPSLAVEAAVAAPVAVAAAPAAAAEPAAAAATPAKAAAAEAETSIRVSVDKVDALINLVGELVITQAMLKQVSTGLDPAHAEQLFAGLDLLERNTRDLQEAVIGVRMLPVDAVFRRFPRLVRDLSSRLGKQVRLRTIGEGTELDKGLIEKIADPLVHLVRNSIDHGLEMPDARRAAGKDETGTITLAASHQGGHIVIEVSDDGRGLNRAKILEKAAERGIAVPDNPTDAQVWDLIFAPGFSTADAVTDLSGRGVGMDVVRRNIQGLGGEVQLESNAGSGTRVLIRLPLTLAILDGMTVSVAGETLILPLAYVLEALQPAAEDIRSMAGDGRVLRVRGEYLPILSLTNYYGFGGQQSSQEPLVVVVEGDGQKIALEVDELLGQQQVVVKNIENNYRRIPGVSGATILGDGRVSLIVDIGGLVRSLRVPQAA; via the coding sequence ATGAGCATGGACCTGCAACGTTTCCACGCCACCTTTTTCGAGGAAAGCCGTGAAGGGCTCGACGCGATGGAGGCCGGGCTGCTGTCCCTTGAAGAGGGCAACCGCGACCCGGAAATCATCAACTCGGTGTTCCGCGCCGCGCACTCGATCAAGGGCGGCGCTGCCACTTTCGGGTTCGAAGCGGTCGCCGGCCTGACCCACGTGCTGGAGACGCTGCTGGACGAGTTGCGCTCCAACAAGCGCCAGCTCGAACCCAATGCGGTCGATGCCATGCTCGGCTCGGTCGACGTGCTGCGCGCGCTGCTGCGCGAAGCCGAACACGGCACCCCGGCCGACCCGGCCGCGGTCAAGGCCGTGCACACCCGCCTGAACGCGGTGCTCGCGGGCGAAGCGCCGGCCGCCGTGGCGGTGGCCAAGCCGAAGGAAGAAGAACCCGAAGCCTGGCACATCGGCTTCACTCCGGCGCCGTCGCTGTTCATGAGCGGCAACGACCCGCTGCGCATCATCCGCGAGCTCGAGCACCTGGGCCCGCTGCAGATTGCCGCGCGCCTGGAGCGCATGCCGGGCTTTGAGAACATCGACCCGCTGGAAGCCTATCTGGCGTGGGATCTGGGCCTGATCGGCAAGATTCCGCGCAGCAAGATCGAAGACACCTTTGCCTGGGTGGTGGACGATTGCGAGCTGGAGATCCGCCCGATGGCGGTGCCCGGCCCGCCGCCGAGCCTGGCCGTGGAAGCCGCTGTCGCGGCGCCCGTCGCCGTCGCTGCGGCACCTGCCGCTGCTGCCGAACCTGCCGCCGCTGCTGCGACACCGGCCAAGGCCGCCGCCGCAGAAGCCGAAACCTCGATCCGCGTCAGCGTCGACAAGGTCGATGCACTGATCAATCTGGTCGGCGAGCTGGTGATCACGCAAGCCATGCTCAAGCAGGTCTCCACCGGTCTGGACCCGGCGCACGCCGAACAGCTGTTCGCCGGCCTGGACCTGCTCGAACGCAATACCCGCGATCTGCAGGAAGCGGTCATCGGCGTGCGCATGCTGCCCGTCGATGCGGTGTTCCGCCGCTTCCCGCGCCTGGTGCGCGACCTCTCCAGCCGCCTCGGCAAGCAGGTGCGCCTGCGCACCATCGGCGAAGGCACGGAGCTGGACAAGGGCCTGATCGAAAAGATTGCCGATCCGTTGGTGCACCTGGTGCGCAACTCGATCGACCATGGCCTGGAAATGCCCGATGCGCGTCGCGCCGCCGGCAAGGACGAGACCGGCACGATCACCCTGGCGGCCTCGCACCAGGGCGGTCACATCGTGATCGAAGTCAGCGACGACGGCCGTGGCCTCAATCGCGCCAAGATCCTGGAAAAAGCCGCCGAACGCGGCATCGCCGTGCCGGACAACCCGACCGATGCGCAGGTGTGGGACCTGATCTTCGCGCCGGGCTTCTCCACCGCCGATGCCGTCACCGACCTGTCCGGTCGTGGCGTGGGCATGGACGTGGTCCGCCGCAACATCCAGGGCCTGGGTGGCGAAGTGCAGCTGGAAAGCAACGCCGGCAGCGGTACCCGCGTGTTGATCCGCCTGCCGCTGACCCTGGCCATCCTGGACGGCATGACCGTGTCGGTGGCCGGCGAAACCCTGATCCTGCCGCTGGCCTACGTGCTCGAAGCACTGCAGCCGGCCGCCGAAGACATCCGCTCGATGGCTGGCGACGGCCGCGTGCTGCGGGTGCGCGGCGAGTACCTGCCGATCCTCTCGCTCACCAATTACTACGGCTTCGGCGGGCAGCAATCCTCGCAGGAACCGCTGGTGGTGGTGGTCGAAGGCGACGGCCAGAAGATCGCGCTGGAAGTGGACGAACTGCTCGGCCAGCAGCAGGTCGTGGTCAAGAACATCGAAAACAACTATCGGCGCATCCCCGGCGTCTCCGGCGCCACCATCCTGGGCGATGGCCGTGTGTCGCTGATCGTGGATATCGGTGGACTGGTGCGCTCGCTGCGGGTTCCGCAGGCCGCCTGA
- a CDS encoding TonB-dependent receptor: MDRQESAEANHYWESMIEMNCMPFARNRSTLSAGIAIVLFASAASTTAAAQQADGTPAPTGQAEVQATDLDAVTVTGYRYAIEKSLEQKRNANAVVDVITAEDVGKFPDKNVADALQRVPGVVISRDGGEGKNVSVRGLSSELVLTELNGNYIATAESNGDPTRSFNYTLLPSNLLGSAELYKTPEARIDEGGIGGTVILQTRRPLELEPNSGFVSAEGTWSDTSRKTDGQFSGSYSWHDKDNRFGVFVGYTQQKRTARTLDASTESWQWYGRDEVGPAVDVNGNPSDFNANWWGGTGFWTQDGNYSTGFMMPTAVSLGAKREQRERKGGQLTLQFKPTDDLTLTANYFRFDLSQDSQTNTIKIPEWNIARYNGDGNWRGGRLLDRLQFDPSGTIVTGAAYSLRPGKTYYCSEAEAAAAGLPPGGWGSDDCTVPTPQITGSYNIEKSQSQTVDLGGEWRGEQVDVAFKAGRTWAKGGPELQFSLPIKPRLQNADGSWTNANFASAWDLTGTPSMTFSPELMQNLRDGILQVDLGSTGSSWTRNTNQQQYAQIDTTWHFDGEVFDSLQFGIKRRDGGIDRSTGNNYWVCPGTDPGDYDNRYWNGRCNAIATQFSPGLLFAQDNLAGGVNASAFPAINFPGYIGYLNQTYGAMQTRSEDNFVYNVDEEIYSSYLQLNFHTERLRGNVGVRVARTGQRAESTDKVTAYNDYFFDGADGNPLACQQGAATPGGAPADTYCGTEGYWRLADSVQRTESFVVSGLDRNYTDVLPSFNLAYDLTENLLLRAAASKVIARPSYNDIAAPGSLEFYSPEYVADRRLTGGASEQGWYGSGSNKSLEPYKANQFDLGLEWYFQPGSVAGVGLFRKNVENFAVDVISDVNMMVDGQPVIVQNYSTQAGGQDAVSQGVELYAQHTLSSGLGVQFNYTYNDASKAAVRLEDGTEAGETAMPGSARNQTNFTVFYETDSLLLRASYNRRGELVQGLVNGLNVFEEPYYQIDVNAAYNITPALSLTASVLNLTKQESRSHLGEDTRARFYTGGYAGRLAYLGLTYKF; this comes from the coding sequence TTGGATCGACAGGAATCGGCCGAAGCCAATCACTATTGGGAGAGCATGATCGAAATGAACTGCATGCCATTCGCACGCAACCGCAGCACGCTGTCCGCCGGTATCGCCATCGTCTTGTTCGCGAGCGCCGCCTCTACCACCGCTGCCGCCCAGCAGGCCGACGGCACGCCGGCGCCCACGGGCCAGGCCGAGGTGCAGGCGACGGACCTGGACGCGGTGACGGTGACCGGCTACCGCTACGCGATCGAAAAAAGCCTGGAGCAGAAGCGCAACGCCAACGCCGTGGTCGATGTGATCACCGCCGAGGACGTGGGCAAGTTCCCAGACAAGAACGTGGCCGATGCGCTGCAGCGCGTGCCCGGCGTGGTCATCAGCCGCGACGGCGGCGAGGGCAAGAACGTCAGCGTGCGCGGCCTGTCCTCGGAGCTGGTGCTGACCGAATTGAACGGAAACTACATCGCCACCGCCGAGTCCAACGGCGACCCGACGCGCTCGTTCAACTACACGCTGCTGCCGTCGAACCTGCTGGGCAGCGCGGAGCTGTACAAGACCCCGGAAGCGCGCATCGACGAAGGCGGCATCGGCGGCACGGTGATCCTGCAGACGCGGCGCCCGCTGGAACTGGAGCCAAACTCCGGCTTCGTCTCCGCCGAGGGCACCTGGTCGGATACCAGCAGGAAGACCGACGGCCAGTTCTCCGGTTCGTACTCGTGGCACGACAAGGACAACCGCTTCGGTGTCTTCGTTGGCTACACGCAGCAGAAGCGCACCGCACGCACGCTCGATGCCAGTACCGAGAGCTGGCAGTGGTACGGGCGCGACGAAGTCGGCCCGGCGGTCGACGTGAACGGAAATCCATCCGACTTCAATGCCAACTGGTGGGGCGGTACCGGTTTCTGGACCCAGGACGGCAATTACTCCACCGGTTTCATGATGCCGACGGCGGTCAGCCTGGGTGCCAAACGCGAGCAGCGCGAGCGCAAGGGCGGGCAACTGACCTTGCAGTTCAAGCCGACCGACGACCTGACGCTGACCGCGAACTATTTCCGCTTCGACCTGTCGCAGGACTCGCAGACCAATACCATCAAGATTCCCGAGTGGAACATCGCCCGTTACAACGGCGACGGCAACTGGCGCGGCGGCCGTCTGCTCGACCGGCTGCAGTTCGATCCCAGCGGCACCATCGTCACCGGCGCCGCCTACAGCCTGCGCCCGGGCAAGACCTACTACTGCAGCGAGGCCGAGGCCGCCGCGGCCGGCCTGCCGCCGGGCGGCTGGGGCTCGGACGACTGCACGGTGCCGACGCCGCAGATCACCGGCAGCTACAACATCGAGAAATCGCAGTCGCAGACGGTGGACCTGGGCGGCGAATGGCGTGGCGAGCAGGTGGACGTGGCGTTCAAGGCCGGCCGCACCTGGGCCAAGGGCGGGCCGGAGCTGCAGTTCTCGCTGCCGATCAAGCCGCGCCTGCAGAACGCCGACGGCAGCTGGACCAACGCCAACTTTGCCAGCGCCTGGGACCTGACCGGCACGCCGTCCATGACGTTCTCGCCGGAGCTGATGCAGAACCTGCGCGACGGCATCCTGCAGGTCGACCTGGGCTCGACCGGCTCGTCCTGGACCCGCAACACCAACCAGCAGCAGTACGCGCAGATCGATACCACCTGGCATTTCGACGGCGAGGTCTTCGACTCGTTGCAGTTCGGCATCAAACGTCGCGACGGCGGCATCGACCGCAGTACCGGCAACAACTACTGGGTGTGCCCAGGCACCGACCCGGGTGACTACGACAACCGCTACTGGAACGGGCGCTGCAATGCCATCGCCACCCAGTTCTCGCCGGGGCTGCTGTTCGCGCAGGACAACCTGGCCGGTGGCGTCAATGCCAGCGCGTTCCCGGCGATCAACTTCCCGGGCTACATCGGCTACTTGAACCAGACCTACGGCGCGATGCAGACCCGCAGCGAAGACAACTTCGTCTACAACGTCGACGAAGAGATCTATTCCAGCTATCTGCAGCTCAACTTCCACACCGAGCGGCTGCGTGGCAACGTCGGCGTGCGGGTGGCGCGCACCGGCCAGCGTGCCGAGTCCACCGACAAGGTGACGGCCTACAACGACTACTTCTTCGACGGCGCCGACGGCAATCCGCTGGCCTGCCAGCAGGGCGCCGCCACGCCCGGCGGCGCGCCGGCCGACACCTATTGCGGCACCGAAGGCTACTGGCGCCTGGCCGACAGCGTGCAACGCACCGAGTCGTTCGTGGTCAGCGGGCTGGACCGCAACTACACCGACGTGCTGCCGAGTTTCAACCTGGCCTACGACCTGACCGAGAACCTGTTGCTACGCGCGGCAGCTTCGAAAGTGATCGCACGCCCCAGCTACAACGACATCGCCGCGCCCGGCAGCCTGGAGTTTTACAGCCCCGAGTACGTGGCCGACCGGCGCCTGACCGGCGGTGCCAGCGAGCAGGGCTGGTACGGCTCGGGCAGCAACAAGAGCCTGGAGCCGTACAAGGCCAACCAGTTCGACCTGGGGCTGGAATGGTATTTCCAGCCGGGCTCGGTGGCGGGTGTGGGGCTGTTCCGCAAGAACGTGGAGAACTTTGCGGTCGACGTGATCAGCGACGTCAACATGATGGTTGACGGGCAACCGGTCATCGTGCAGAACTACAGCACCCAGGCCGGCGGCCAGGATGCGGTGTCGCAGGGTGTGGAGCTGTACGCGCAGCACACGCTGTCGTCCGGCCTTGGTGTGCAGTTCAACTACACCTACAACGATGCCAGCAAGGCGGCGGTGCGGCTGGAGGACGGTACCGAGGCTGGCGAGACCGCCATGCCGGGCAGCGCCAGAAACCAGACCAACTTCACCGTGTTCTACGAGACCGACAGCCTGCTGCTGCGCGCCTCGTACAACCGTCGCGGTGAGCTGGTGCAAGGCCTGGTCAACGGGTTGAACGTCTTTGAGGAGCCGTACTACCAGATCGATGTCAACGCGGCGTACAACATCACCCCCGCGCTCAGCCTCACCGCCTCGGTACTGAACCTGACCAAGCAGGAGTCCCGCTCGCACCTGGGCGAGGACACCCGCGCCCGCTTCTATACCGGCGGCTACGCAGGCCGGTTGGCGTACCTGGGATTGACCTACAAGTTCTAG
- a CDS encoding ParA family protein — protein sequence MRIWAIANQKGGVGKTTTTLALGRGLAALGHRVLLIDLDPHSSLTRAFGVAVDPPPRGVLDLFGTPPSDLASLAHESSIPGLSYVCAQAALATLERRSANQPGLGLALQNAMTRHAGQHDYILLDCPPTLGLLMINALAACDRVVVPTQAEPLALHGLASMVRTADMVQRSRRRELPVSILPTLFDRRTRAGNETLKEMQTTYGPVVWEDAVPMDTRICNAAALTVPATGGDYQGRGLSAYRRALEWVLADDAMRMEQAA from the coding sequence ATGCGTATCTGGGCAATCGCCAACCAAAAGGGCGGCGTGGGCAAGACCACCACGACGCTGGCACTGGGTCGCGGCTTGGCCGCGCTCGGCCATCGGGTGTTGTTGATCGACCTCGACCCGCACTCCTCGCTCACCCGCGCGTTCGGCGTGGCGGTCGACCCGCCGCCGCGCGGGGTGCTGGACCTGTTCGGCACCCCGCCGAGCGATCTGGCCAGCCTGGCGCACGAAAGCAGCATCCCTGGCCTGTCGTATGTGTGCGCGCAAGCCGCACTGGCCACGCTGGAGCGCCGTAGCGCCAATCAACCCGGCCTGGGCCTGGCATTGCAGAACGCCATGACCCGCCACGCCGGTCAGCACGATTACATCCTGCTCGACTGCCCGCCCACGCTTGGCCTGCTGATGATCAACGCGCTGGCAGCCTGCGACCGCGTGGTGGTGCCGACCCAGGCCGAGCCGCTCGCATTGCACGGCCTTGCCAGCATGGTGCGCACCGCCGACATGGTGCAGCGCTCGCGTCGCCGGGAACTGCCGGTGTCGATCCTGCCGACCCTGTTCGACCGCCGCACCCGCGCCGGCAACGAAACGCTCAAGGAAATGCAGACCACCTACGGCCCGGTGGTGTGGGAAGACGCCGTTCCGATGGACACCCGTATCTGCAATGCCGCCGCACTCACCGTCCCCGCGACCGGCGGCGACTATCAGGGCCGCGGCCTGTCCGCCTATCGCCGCGCGCTGGAATGGGTGCTGGCCGATGACGCGATGCGCATGGAGCAAGCCGCATGA
- the motD gene encoding flagellar motor protein MotD — translation MARRRKHHEDHGNHEAWAIPYADLMTLLLAFFVVMYAISSLNEGKYKVMAQALTSAFGGSSTNASPVQLGKTQSLGADYDRPSVIKAGAPMAASNGPTDPTLLPSMAAQMRMPVSLRNQTQLARAQRQMDAVAQQLSKTLSPLIDKKLITIRRNDLWIEVEINSDILFGTGSATLAGGARGTLSTLASVLRDAPNGVRVEGYTDNQPIATAQFPSNWELSAARAASVVHLFADDGIAPQRLAMVGYGEFRARADNTTEAGRNANRRVVLIILADSAGSLAPDPPSQLHATAAGAPQLPKSDGGQTAVTTESGTSSVPAVIEGVQ, via the coding sequence ATGGCCCGCCGTCGCAAACACCACGAAGACCATGGCAACCACGAAGCGTGGGCGATTCCGTATGCCGATCTGATGACGCTGCTGCTGGCGTTCTTCGTGGTGATGTACGCCATATCCTCGCTCAACGAGGGCAAGTACAAGGTCATGGCACAGGCGCTGACCAGCGCATTCGGCGGCTCGTCCACCAATGCCAGCCCGGTGCAACTGGGCAAGACCCAGAGCCTGGGCGCCGATTACGACCGCCCGTCGGTGATCAAGGCCGGCGCGCCGATGGCCGCATCCAACGGCCCCACCGACCCGACCCTGCTGCCGTCGATGGCAGCGCAGATGCGCATGCCCGTATCGCTGCGCAATCAGACCCAGCTGGCACGCGCGCAGCGTCAGATGGACGCGGTGGCCCAGCAGCTGAGCAAGACGCTGTCGCCGCTGATCGACAAGAAACTCATCACCATCCGCCGCAACGATCTGTGGATCGAAGTGGAGATCAACAGCGACATCCTGTTCGGTACCGGCTCGGCCACCCTGGCCGGCGGCGCCCGCGGCACGCTGTCCACCCTGGCGTCGGTGCTGCGCGATGCGCCCAACGGTGTGCGCGTGGAGGGCTACACCGACAACCAGCCGATCGCCACCGCGCAGTTCCCCTCCAACTGGGAGCTGTCGGCGGCGCGTGCGGCCAGCGTGGTGCACCTGTTTGCCGACGACGGCATCGCCCCGCAACGATTGGCAATGGTGGGCTATGGAGAATTCCGCGCACGTGCCGATAACACAACCGAGGCGGGACGGAATGCGAACCGGCGTGTGGTGTTGATCATCCTCGCTGACTCGGCTGGCTCACTCGCACCCGATCCGCCATCGCAGTTGCATGCGACCGCCGCCGGGGCGCCACAGCTTCCCAAGTCAGACGGCGGCCAAACGGCCGTCACCACCGAAAGCGGCACAAGTTCCGTCCCCGCCGTAATTGAAGGAGTGCAGTGA
- a CDS encoding chemotaxis protein CheW, with amino-acid sequence MSNHTANGELDDYLEGLLHDAGVEIPAAVANTAVAAPLPAEPAAALATIEDSDVAVADAPVAVAATPEVIAADLLADMRSDPALAAPAIAAPSAADIAADFLAEMDADPAFAPVVAKPSADDIAADFLAEMDADPAFAPVVAKPSADDIAADFLAEMDADPAFGPPVVAAPSAADIAADFLAEMDADPAFAPAAPSAFMSTADLMAEMDADPAFGTASSAVDLLTADLLAEMDADPAFGLEAAPVAAPAPTPAPRAAPAAPRAAPAPVYPQGLQALLAPGQADKIHAERRASERSTRWLRLRCGEQTYALELLKVQEVVLPVPLLPLRGTASAMLGIMNLRGQVVPVIDLGIHLGSSPVDMDLQTRVVVLEENGETMGLRVSAVEDVTSLTDQQIEPPDNARLCRISNNLFRGVARLGHQPMILLDATHLLH; translated from the coding sequence ATGAGCAACCACACCGCCAACGGTGAGCTGGACGACTATCTGGAAGGCTTGCTGCACGATGCCGGCGTGGAGATTCCCGCCGCCGTCGCCAACACTGCTGTCGCTGCACCCCTGCCCGCCGAGCCGGCCGCGGCGCTCGCCACGATCGAAGACAGCGACGTCGCTGTCGCCGACGCGCCGGTTGCGGTCGCCGCAACGCCGGAGGTCATTGCTGCCGATCTGCTGGCCGACATGCGTTCGGACCCTGCGCTCGCTGCGCCCGCGATCGCCGCACCCAGCGCTGCCGACATCGCTGCCGATTTCCTGGCCGAGATGGATGCCGATCCTGCCTTCGCGCCGGTCGTCGCCAAGCCCAGCGCCGACGATATCGCTGCCGACTTCCTTGCCGAAATGGATGCCGACCCCGCCTTCGCGCCGGTCGTCGCCAAGCCCAGCGCCGACGACATCGCTGCCGACTTCCTCGCAGAAATGGACGCCGACCCCGCCTTCGGGCCGCCGGTGGTTGCCGCACCGAGCGCTGCCGACATTGCCGCCGATTTCCTGGCCGAGATGGATGCCGACCCGGCGTTCGCCCCGGCCGCGCCAAGCGCGTTCATGAGCACGGCCGACCTGATGGCCGAAATGGACGCCGACCCCGCCTTCGGCACCGCCTCTTCTGCAGTGGACCTGCTGACCGCCGATCTGCTGGCAGAAATGGATGCCGATCCGGCCTTCGGGCTGGAAGCCGCCCCGGTCGCAGCGCCTGCCCCCACACCTGCCCCGCGTGCAGCGCCGGCCGCCCCGCGCGCCGCGCCCGCGCCGGTGTACCCGCAAGGGCTGCAGGCACTGCTTGCCCCCGGTCAGGCCGACAAGATCCATGCCGAGCGCCGCGCCAGCGAACGCAGCACCCGCTGGCTGCGTCTGCGCTGCGGCGAACAGACCTATGCGCTGGAATTGCTCAAGGTGCAGGAAGTGGTCTTGCCGGTGCCGCTGCTGCCGCTGCGTGGCACCGCCAGCGCGATGCTCGGCATCATGAATCTGCGTGGCCAGGTGGTACCGGTGATCGATCTGGGCATCCACCTGGGCTCATCGCCGGTGGATATGGACCTGCAGACGCGCGTGGTGGTGCTGGAAGAGAACGGCGAAACCATGGGCCTGCGCGTGTCGGCCGTGGAAGACGTCACCAGCCTCACCGACCAGCAGATCGAACCGCCGGACAACGCCCGCCTGTGCCGCATCTCCAACAACCTGTTCCGCGGTGTCGCACGCCTGGGCCATCAACCGATGATCCTGCTCGATGCCACGCACCTGCTGCATTAA
- a CDS encoding STAS domain-containing protein gives MSTVTLGEDLGIETSADLKQKLAEFLTQDGDLVLDAGEVRRIHTASVQLLCAFVQSRRQAGLHTEFDGCNDTFRDAARLLGVTDALGLSASNDNLKSVENAA, from the coding sequence ATGAGCACAGTGACATTGGGTGAGGATCTCGGCATCGAGACCAGCGCCGACCTCAAGCAGAAGCTTGCCGAATTCCTCACCCAGGACGGCGACCTGGTGCTTGATGCCGGTGAAGTCCGGCGTATCCACACCGCCAGTGTGCAGTTGCTCTGTGCCTTCGTGCAGAGTCGCCGCCAGGCCGGTCTGCATACCGAATTCGATGGCTGCAACGACACTTTTAGAGATGCGGCACGTCTGCTCGGCGTCACCGACGCGCTTGGGCTTTCCGCATCCAATGACAACCTGAAATCTGTGGAGAACGCCGCATGA
- a CDS encoding response regulator gives MSARILVVDDSASMRQMVSFALTSAGFAVEEAEDGAVALGRAKGQRFNAVVTDVNMPNMDGISLIRELRQLPDYKFTPMLMLTTESAADKKSEGKAAGATGWLVKPFNPEQLIATVQKVLG, from the coding sequence ATGAGCGCACGTATCTTGGTGGTGGACGATTCGGCGTCGATGCGCCAGATGGTCTCTTTCGCCCTCACCTCTGCCGGCTTTGCCGTCGAAGAAGCCGAAGACGGCGCCGTTGCGCTGGGCCGGGCGAAGGGCCAGCGCTTCAATGCGGTGGTCACCGACGTGAACATGCCCAACATGGACGGCATCTCGCTGATTCGCGAGCTGCGCCAGCTGCCGGACTACAAGTTCACTCCGATGCTGATGCTGACCACCGAATCGGCGGCCGACAAGAAGTCCGAAGGCAAGGCCGCCGGTGCCACCGGCTGGCTGGTCAAGCCGTTCAATCCGGAACAGCTGATCGCCACCGTGCAGAAAGTTCTCGGTTAA
- a CDS encoding flagellar motor protein gives MDRLSIIGLVLAIVAIVGGSVLKGAGISSLWSPAAFVIVIVGTVAAILLHTSPAVFRRAFKILRWVIQPPASDRPQLLARIVEWSNIARRQGLLGLEDQLPRQDDAFLRKGLQMLVDGVEPESMRHMLEIEMDNQERQDLAAAKVFEGMGIYAPTLGIIGAVLGLMAVMKNLADPAMLGHGIAAAFTATIYGIASANLLFLPVAAKLKSVIHCSTNEREMAIEGLIAIAQGENPRNIESKLAGYLH, from the coding sequence ATGGACAGACTCAGCATCATCGGACTGGTGCTCGCGATCGTGGCGATCGTGGGCGGCAGCGTATTGAAAGGCGCCGGCATTTCGTCGCTGTGGTCGCCGGCTGCCTTCGTGATCGTGATCGTCGGCACCGTGGCGGCGATCCTGCTGCACACCTCGCCGGCAGTTTTCCGGCGCGCCTTCAAGATCCTGCGCTGGGTGATCCAGCCGCCGGCCAGCGACCGCCCGCAGTTGCTGGCGCGCATCGTCGAATGGAGCAACATCGCCCGCCGCCAGGGCCTGCTGGGCCTGGAAGACCAGCTCCCGCGCCAGGACGACGCGTTCCTGCGCAAGGGCCTGCAGATGCTGGTCGATGGCGTGGAGCCCGAATCCATGCGGCACATGCTCGAGATCGAAATGGACAACCAGGAGCGTCAGGATCTTGCCGCGGCCAAGGTGTTCGAAGGCATGGGCATCTATGCGCCCACGCTGGGCATCATCGGCGCGGTGCTGGGGCTGATGGCGGTGATGAAGAACCTGGCCGACCCGGCCATGCTCGGCCATGGCATCGCCGCGGCGTTCACCGCCACCATCTACGGCATCGCCTCGGCCAATCTGCTGTTCCTGCCGGTCGCCGCCAAGCTCAAGAGCGTCATCCACTGCAGCACCAACGAGCGCGAAATGGCGATCGAAGGCCTGATCGCGATCGCCCAGGGCGAGAACCCGCGCAACATCGAGTCGAAATTGGCCGGATACTTGCATTAG